Genomic segment of Panicum virgatum strain AP13 chromosome 2K, P.virgatum_v5, whole genome shotgun sequence:
CATTGTCGGGACGAGCATCGGCACCCATCGAAAGTCATACAAGTCGGCATACTTGTCATTGGTGTCAGCAGTTGTTTGCTTGGAAGTGACCCTGAAGTGAATGCCCTTCTTTGTGAGGAGGTTCACTGCCATGTGCAGCACTGCTGCCGGGTATGCGCTTGTTGAGCCGATCATGAAGAACTGCTCATTGCGCCAGTAGTCCAGCCATGTGATCCCCGCCCACTTTATCTCGAGCCACCCAATCATGTGAATCATCAGGATGATTACGAGAAGGTACAAGACGTACCTAGTGAATGGTCTCTGGATGTATACTTCATCAGGGATAAGCCACATCACTGGGCTAAGAGAATAGATCATGATGAAGATTGATGTGACTGGGTAGATCGTCATGTTGAGGTAGGAGACCCGTTGAAGAAGTTGTAGTCGCTGGCCGCCAATAAGCGGGTTGTTGTGGGAGAAGAACATCTCTAGAGACCCGCCTGACCAGCGCACAATTTGATGGAGGCGCTCTGTTAGGTTGATTGGTGCAATGCCACAGAATGCGTCATGCTCCATTGTACAATACATGGAGCGCCACCCTTGCCCATGGATGCGAAATCCAGTCACTATGTCTTCTGTGGCTATGTCATAGATATACCCTACACCCTTGCCCCAATCAGTCCCTTTGTCAAAAGAACAGGTCGCGACCCTCTCTATCTCGGCGAGAAATGTGTCATcaagtggtggcggcggtgtggcTGACCTTTCCTGGTTTAGGGATTTTGACACTGAGTCTAGGAAGAGTGTGGAGTTACCAAACCTGGTAGCTTCTACCGTGACATTCTCTGCTCTGCAGTGGGGTGGGTCAATACCATAGAGTGCTAAGCGACGGAACATGCAACCAGTACCGAGGTATGAGGGCCCTTGCAAGCCATTGAGGGCAAGCATGGTTCCATCAAAGAATACTCGGTTGTGGTTGCCGTATCGGTCCGTCGGATCAACATTGTCGAAGCGCTGCGGGAACTGGACGAAGGCAGTGTTGTCACCATCTCGCTGGTCTAGCATGAAGCAGACCGCCGAACGTAGGGCTTGAGAATTATTGATGTAGTGGTCGCAGTCGAAGTTGATGACGAGTTGGGCATTAGTCAGGAGAGCAGAGGCCCTCAATTGCGCGTTCAGGGCACCTGCCTTCTTGTTGTGGTCATAGCTTGGGTTCTTATCACGAGAGACATAGACTAGCATTGGGAGGCGCTCATCAGTGGCACTGATGCTGAGATTGCCTTCAGCATTCGGTTGTGAATGTCCACAGTTCGGATGATCCAGGACAACCTGTTAATAATAAGATTCCAGAACTGAAGTTAGGGGATTGCATTAGTGTCTCGTCAGCTATTTACTTACTAAAAGATAGACAACAACAGCAACCTGAACTTTTTAGTACCTTAGCAATTGGAGCATGGTGTCCTTTTCTGTGGTTTTCTGTCGGATCGATCCATGTGCCTGGCCATTGCGTCCCATTTGCCATCCAAGTCGCCTCTGCAGTTCTCATGCTGTTGTACATATCAGACCTCTTGCGGATGGCATCAGGGAGCTTGTCCAACCGCACCTTGAACTCATCATACTCCATCTGCACCCTCCTGTAATCGTCCAAGAACTCCTGCGAAGCTCTtccggcctgcggcggcgccaccaTGTCGAAGTAGCTCTCCGGTGCCCTCGGCTCAATGCAGTACTTGCGGCAGAATGGAACCCAGAGAGGCGCAAACTTTCCAACATCCACCAGCGCTTCGTAGAGCACGAGCGCCCCGCTGTCGTCGGAGAGGTAGCAGGCAAGCCTGTCGACCGGGTAGTCGACGGCGAGGATGGAGAGGACGCAGTTCATGGTGTAGAGCACCGGCTCATCGATGGGGTCGGCTGTGGTGACGAAGACGTCGATGCCTGGGAGCCTGGAGGTGCCATCGGCGAGGTCGGAGTGCCGCTTGAGGGAGGCGAGGTCCGGGATGGTCTTGACGGGGTTGAACTTGGGGAGCTGGTTCAGGAGCCACGAGAAGCCAAACCACATGTCGCCGACGATCGACATGGTCCAGAACCACATGATGTCGGATTTGTTGTGCCTGATGCGCCACGCGAAGAAGAGGAGGACGGCGATCAGGCGTACGATGATCAGCAGCCTGTAGCACGAGAACATGCCTTCGTCAGGTGGTCTCGCCCCAGACGTGCAAGTTAATGTTTATTAATCATTATGCCATCGTGTGTGAGTTAGTTGGTGACCACAAGATACAGTCAAATCTTCCAGGAGAGTATGTTAATCCAGCAGGGTCTATTCAGGCATGCAAAGTCAACTTTGAAATCAACAGTTCCCAAAGTTAGTACAAATCTAGTATTCTCACAGCAAGTTAtgcatacatacatattctGATGGTTTCTGGCTAGTTTCCAACAAAGTAAAGTAAATTCAGTGAGCGAGCTGGCATTACCTGTAGGGGGTGCAGGAGGGCGCCTTTCACCTTGTACCTCCGGAACAGCAGCGCACGGCCGTCCTCGCGGCCGGACTccttcgccgcccgccgctccgcctTGTCGGAGGCCACCCAGTACTTGCCCCTGGCACCGTGGCCGGGCTTCTTCGCGTCGGCACCGTGGCCGTTCGCGCTCGCTAGAAGCCGGTCGGTGAGGCCGCCATTGGCCGCGTAGGCGGCACcggctgccggcgccggcgaagccATGCCAGTCAAGGCCTAGCTAGCTGCGACGTACGTTCTCCTCTTCAGTTCCGCTAAGGACCAGAGGAACGTGAGGACACTGACACTCAAGCCAGTGAAGTGGCGCACGACGAGAGGAAGCCAGGGGGCTGCACCTATATAGGATGGGGGCACGGCCGCCGTGTCGATGCACGAGGGTGACTGGGGCGTGCCGGCCGGGTGCCGGGCAGTTCACAGGTTGCACACACCAGCCGTGAAAAACGCACCCAGATCTTTGTTAGTTGTCATCTGTGCCCGATGGATCGATCGGTCGATGATCCGGCGTGTGTAGCAGCAAGACAGACTAAAAACTACGGGCTGGAACGGacaccgggccgggccggcggcggcgtccatgtGTCTGACCGCAACGCACCGGCCGGGGTTCACGGGAGTTCGCGGCGGGCACGTCGTGGTGCCGGTGCAAATGGCGGCTGGGAGCGCTGGTTTTCTTTGGCTGGCGCCTGTCAGGCGTGCTGGTGAGAACCAGCTAACATGCGGCAGGAGAAGACGCATGTGCTGTGCTCTGGTTTGTTAACTGGAACAGTaagttctcttttttttttttgactgtcAACGGGGGAGAGGATCCCCACCTGATTGTATTGCCAAATTGCCCCAAATGGCTGAATTCAAGAAAGTTTTACagttggcgaacacttgccaaAAGTGTCACCCACTCAACTCCAACACCAAACACGTTTTTTAGCTTATCTAGCCATTATGCAGCCTCGCGCACCAGGCCGCCACTACCCAGCGGTCTTCTTGTCGTAGTCTATGTTTCCATAGCTCTACATCTGCTCGGCAGGCCCTCAGCGTTTCTTGAATCGTCGCTCTTTCTCCCCGAAACACCACATTGTTGCGGCGTTTCCACAGCTCCCAACAGCACAGCAAGATGAAGGTACTGAAGTGCTTCTCTGGCATCGCCTGTGGTCGAGAGATCCGCAGAAGCACGCTATCTGTGTCGCTCGATGAGATGTCCATTCCCAGTTCTTCCCAGAAGCAGGCTGCAAACTCGCATTGCAATAGTATATGGGCGGTAGTTTTAGTTGATTCTCCACAGACCTCACATCTATCATCAGTAAGTTCTCGTGGCTGCCTGGATGGAGATCGGATCTGCCTTGAGCAGGCAGCAGCCTTTAGCCCTTTACCATCAGCAGCGCATGGGAATGAAACCAGATCTTGACATCTTGTCACCGTGGGGGAACATGGAAGGGGAGCAAGAAAATCATGCACATTCTTGGCgcagtttgtttgtttgttggcTTCTCCCTCCCAGATCTGGGACCAGATAGCTATCAAGTATTCTAGTTTAAGTACAACTTGATGCGTGCCTGCACCTGTTTACTCTGACCATGATTCCAGTCCTGCCATGATCGTGCCGCATGTTCCTGCCTGTCGTTGTGTTCCATCGTGCGAGAGAGGACCGTAGCACCTTTGTGGCCAGGAACCTCTAGCTAGCTTGCAGCGGCTGcgatcagatcagatcagatctgaTATTCTGATCTGATTTGATGCAAACACAAATAAATGCCAAGAGATGCATACATAATTTCGTGTGCCTACTGACCGATGGAAATTGGAGAATCTGGTCTAATTGATTACAGAAAAATGGTTACAAATTCACGTGCTAATCAAAAAGACGAGGAGAATCTAGTGCCTCTATTATTATGGAGCGGTTTGGGGATTTAGGCTCAAAGATTCATGGGTTAATACTCCTAATATATGGCCAGACTCATCATTTATTTACGGGTTAGTTGAGTACTGTGAGCTGCACGAGCTAGATCATGGGTTCAATCATTGAAGGAAAAAAGATTTATACTAAATTTTATGCTGCAAATGTTTAgttggtgattttttttttactaaCAGGGCATCGAAAATTTATGCCTCAGTTCCATTAAAATGAGACTTGGGTCCAGAGAGCAGTCAAAATATTTTATACTATCTACAGTAGTTAATAAAATGAACAAAGTCTGGGACCATATAAGAACATTCACGCTGCAGTAGATTTGCTACTGGAACATTCCCGTTTACATCTGTGCCATGTGGTCACTAAAATATTCTTCTCCATGAGTGCTTCCACACAGTGCCAGCCTTCCATCCATATTGATGTCTTTCATTTGCTTTTCAGCTGTAAAGGTACCTCCAGTAGTGTGTCTGTCTTCAGACACAAGCCAGTGATCCATCTTGGTTAATTTGCATGGAGTCCTTGAATATTGGTTGCTACCTTTTTTGAGGGAATATTGGTTGCCACCTTGCAAGGCTTTATATCATTCTTCCCAAATAACCTTGACAAGTGCTCCAGTACAACCGATACTGTGGAAAGCAATGTGACTCTTACTTACCACTAAAAACCCACAAAACTGCTAGACAAACAATATCCAAAACCATACTTTTTATTACTCATCTAGAATTTGCTTTAGACTCGTAATCATTCCCAACACAAGAAAGGCCCATACAGCACTGCAGCAGATGTCTCTGTTCCAATTGGTGGACAACtgcacatcatcatcatctgaacTTTTTGTGGAAACTTTCCATAAAGGCATTCGTGAAACTATCATTATGTGTgttactccatccgttccaaaatgtaggtcgttttgacttttctagattcacatattttgctatgtatctagacata
This window contains:
- the LOC120690971 gene encoding probable mixed-linked glucan synthase 3 translates to MASPAPAAGAAYAANGGLTDRLLASANGHGADAKKPGHGARGKYWVASDKAERRAAKESGREDGRALLFRRYKVKGALLHPYRLLIIVRLIAVLLFFAWRIRHNKSDIMWFWTMSIVGDMWFGFSWLLNQLPKFNPVKTIPDLASLKRHSDLADGTSRLPGIDVFVTTADPIDEPVLYTMNCVLSILAVDYPVDRLACYLSDDSGALVLYEALVDVGKFAPLWVPFCRKYCIEPRAPESYFDMVAPPQAGRASQEFLDDYRRVQMEYDEFKVRLDKLPDAIRKRSDMYNSMRTAEATWMANGTQWPGTWIDPTENHRKGHHAPIAKVVLDHPNCGHSQPNAEGNLSISATDERLPMLVYVSRDKNPSYDHNKKAGALNAQLRASALLTNAQLVINFDCDHYINNSQALRSAVCFMLDQRDGDNTAFVQFPQRFDNVDPTDRYGNHNRVFFDGTMLALNGLQGPSYLGTGCMFRRLALYGIDPPHCRAENVTVEATRFGNSTLFLDSVSKSLNQERSATPPPPLDDTFLAEIERVATCSFDKGTDWGKGVGYIYDIATEDIVTGFRIHGQGWRSMYCTMEHDAFCGIAPINLTERLHQIVRWSGGSLEMFFSHNNPLIGGQRLQLLQRVSYLNMTIYPVTSIFIMIYSLSPVMWLIPDEVYIQRPFTRYVLYLLVIILMIHMIGWLEIKWAGITWLDYWRNEQFFMIGSTSAYPAAVLHMAVNLLTKKGIHFRVTSKQTTADTNDKYADLYDFRWVPMLVPTMAVLICNVGAIGVALGKTMVYIGTWTAAKKIHAALGLLFNLWIMFLLYPFALAIIGRWAKRPIILVVLLSVIFVLVALLYVGLHILLSSVIPF